From Echinicola soli, a single genomic window includes:
- a CDS encoding transketolase family protein: MEKTLDTKFTYTEKSDTRSGFGDGLLEAGRKNPNVVGLCADLIGSLKMGAFQKEFPERFFQVGIAEANMMGLAAGMSINGKIPFTGTFANFSTGRVYDQIRQSIAYSEKNVKICASHAGLTLGEDGATHQILEDLGMMKMLPNMTVINPCDYNQTKAATMAIADYHGPVYLRFGRPKWPIFTPADQKFEIGKAWKMIEGKDVTIFATGHLVWEAVVAEAKLREEGINAEVINIHTIKPLDTKAILESVAKTGCCVTAEEHQYNGGLGDSVAQTLVRNNPAPQEFIGVDDSFGESGKPMELLDKYGLDANNIVKAAKKAISRK, encoded by the coding sequence ATGGAAAAGACTTTAGATACAAAATTCACCTATACAGAAAAAAGCGACACCCGCTCCGGTTTTGGTGACGGGCTATTAGAAGCTGGTCGTAAAAACCCTAACGTCGTAGGGCTATGTGCTGACCTTATTGGATCACTGAAAATGGGCGCCTTCCAGAAGGAATTCCCAGAGAGATTCTTTCAGGTAGGGATTGCGGAGGCCAATATGATGGGCCTTGCAGCCGGTATGAGCATTAATGGAAAAATTCCTTTCACTGGCACTTTTGCCAATTTCTCCACTGGCCGGGTTTATGACCAAATCCGCCAATCCATTGCTTATTCAGAAAAAAATGTGAAAATCTGTGCTTCTCACGCAGGACTGACCCTTGGTGAAGATGGAGCTACACACCAGATACTGGAAGACCTGGGCATGATGAAGATGTTGCCAAACATGACTGTCATCAACCCTTGCGACTATAACCAAACAAAAGCAGCCACCATGGCCATCGCTGATTACCATGGCCCTGTTTACCTAAGGTTTGGTCGCCCAAAATGGCCTATTTTCACTCCTGCTGACCAGAAATTTGAAATTGGTAAAGCATGGAAAATGATCGAAGGTAAAGATGTTACTATTTTTGCCACTGGCCACTTGGTATGGGAAGCGGTAGTAGCAGAAGCCAAACTGAGAGAAGAAGGTATCAATGCGGAGGTTATCAACATCCACACCATCAAGCCATTGGACACCAAGGCTATCTTGGAATCGGTAGCCAAAACAGGCTGCTGCGTGACCGCTGAAGAGCACCAGTACAACGGTGGTCTTGGAGACAGCGTGGCCCAAACATTGGTAAGGAACAATCCTGCCCCACAAGAGTTTATCGGTGTCGACGATTCTTTCGGTGAATCAGGCAAGCCAATGGAACTCCTGGACAAATATGGACTGGATGCCAATAATATCGTAAAGGCTGCTAAAAAGGCCATCAGCAGAAAATAA
- a CDS encoding transketolase: protein MEKLSTEQLKNTASQVRRDIVRMVHDVQSGHPGASLGCTEFFVALYFNQLNHNKDFSIEGKGEDLFFLSNGHISPVWYSVLARSGYFNLDELKTFRKINSRLQGHPATEEGLPGIRIASGSLGQGLSVAIGAAQAKKIDGDDGIVYALMGDGEQQEGQIWEAAMYAPHHKVDNLIATIDFNGQQIDGPTDAVMNLKDLKAKWEAFGWEVIDTLKGNDMESVVSSLEYARTLLGKGKPVLNLLHTEMGYGVDFMVGTHKWHGVAPNDEQLENALGQLEETLGDY from the coding sequence ATGGAAAAACTATCAACCGAACAACTGAAAAATACCGCCTCACAAGTGAGACGGGACATTGTGCGTATGGTGCATGATGTACAATCAGGACACCCGGGAGCCTCTCTGGGATGTACTGAATTCTTTGTGGCACTATACTTTAACCAATTAAACCACAATAAAGATTTCTCTATAGAAGGAAAAGGAGAAGACCTCTTCTTTCTTTCAAACGGACATATTTCTCCGGTATGGTACAGTGTACTGGCCAGAAGCGGATATTTTAACCTTGATGAGCTTAAGACGTTCCGTAAAATCAACAGCCGTCTTCAGGGCCACCCGGCTACCGAAGAAGGATTACCAGGCATCCGCATTGCGTCCGGTTCTTTGGGCCAAGGGCTATCGGTAGCTATCGGAGCGGCACAAGCCAAAAAGATCGATGGTGATGATGGCATCGTCTATGCCTTGATGGGAGATGGTGAACAGCAGGAAGGCCAGATTTGGGAAGCAGCTATGTACGCTCCACACCACAAAGTGGACAACCTGATCGCTACCATTGACTTTAATGGTCAGCAAATAGATGGTCCTACTGACGCAGTAATGAACTTGAAAGACCTGAAAGCCAAATGGGAAGCCTTTGGATGGGAAGTAATCGACACCCTGAAAGGTAATGATATGGAATCGGTGGTTTCCAGTTTGGAATATGCCCGTACCCTACTCGGTAAAGGCAAGCCTGTACTGAACCTTCTCCATACCGAAATGGGCTATGGCGTAGACTTCATGGTGGGCACACACAAATGGCACGGTGTAGCGCCTAATGATGAGCAGCTGGAGAATGCTCTCGGCCAATTGGAAGAAACCCTTGGCGATTATTAA
- the bcp gene encoding thioredoxin-dependent thiol peroxidase, producing MSLETGNKAPDFEATDQDGNTIKLSDFKGKKVVLYFYPKDNTPGCTAQACDLRDNYKALLDAGYVVLGISTDSEKSHKKFIEKHELPFPLIADEDKAVHELYNTWREKKNYGRTYMGTVRTTFVIDEEGNIADIIEKVKTKEHSNQILK from the coding sequence ATGTCACTGGAAACAGGAAACAAAGCCCCTGATTTTGAGGCAACAGACCAAGATGGCAACACGATAAAACTGTCAGATTTCAAAGGCAAAAAAGTGGTGCTCTATTTTTATCCTAAAGATAACACCCCTGGATGTACTGCCCAAGCTTGCGATCTCAGGGACAATTATAAAGCCCTATTGGATGCAGGATATGTAGTGCTCGGCATCAGTACAGATTCCGAAAAATCGCATAAAAAATTTATTGAGAAGCATGAGCTGCCTTTTCCATTGATTGCTGATGAGGACAAGGCGGTACATGAGCTTTATAACACCTGGAGAGAAAAGAAAAATTACGGCAGAACCTATATGGGCACTGTTCGGACCACTTTTGTCATCGATGAGGAAGGGAATATTGCCGATATCATCGAGAAGGTCAAGACCAAGGAACATTCAAATCAAATACTTAAATAA
- a CDS encoding M23 family metallopeptidase codes for MRLSSLLLLLFFCTSAGNTVFAQVEKGYYQFPIKPGERNYLSGNMSEIRPNHFHSGIDIKTDGRQGLPVYAAADGYVYRMKVSSYGYGNVLYLKHPNGQYTLYGHLKDFNSRIAKYMWQEMAEAEENDLQIYPDSMAVPVKKGEIIAYSGNTGSSGGPHLHFEIRDSLDRALDPLKFDFSEVKDSTSPTVRAVAITPLTLESRINGKFERTVLKLNYRDHKFVVDGNISITGKVGIEVSGYDKLDGAYNPNGFPHFEIYEEGQKTFDINVDKIDFNLGRFLLSHTHENRYTKLYTTPYNQFDYYSPDSLFSGAIEVAADSVKDVTVRLEDVFGNESLLQLSFKGEKETHDVSSYSASRKKVEFIRNWMIIRADKTDGHKLAKFYVNGMMMDVMMAYEDPRFRTYIWDLDFGLPDSVDVCSEMIKPELQAKIPFDKEYYFNDGHTAIHFPKDALLETLFLHTERSTYYNRPSVKINDDRGDYLRNEIEVSMDVSEYDGAKDHVDVYQLYNNGYKRFLGGQWNDGQITFKTKYFGTFVLVKDDTPPSIRPIRVNSSQLRFTIRDNLSGIKRFEARIDGKWVILRFEHKNGVIWTQKQDNAPFKGQFELKVIDNAGNTAVFSRKL; via the coding sequence TTGAGATTAAGTAGTTTACTCCTACTGCTATTTTTCTGTACCTCGGCAGGCAATACTGTATTTGCCCAAGTAGAAAAAGGGTATTACCAATTCCCCATCAAGCCTGGAGAGCGCAATTACCTCTCGGGTAATATGAGCGAAATCCGTCCTAACCACTTTCACAGTGGGATAGATATCAAAACGGATGGAAGACAAGGCCTGCCCGTATATGCTGCAGCTGACGGCTATGTCTATCGCATGAAAGTCTCCTCATATGGCTATGGAAATGTCCTTTACCTCAAGCACCCAAACGGTCAGTATACCCTCTATGGCCACCTAAAGGACTTTAATTCCCGTATCGCCAAATACATGTGGCAGGAAATGGCAGAAGCAGAGGAAAATGACTTGCAGATCTATCCCGACTCCATGGCCGTACCTGTCAAAAAAGGTGAAATCATCGCCTATTCTGGAAATACGGGCAGTTCTGGAGGCCCGCACCTGCATTTTGAGATCAGGGATTCGCTGGATCGGGCACTTGATCCGCTGAAATTTGACTTTAGCGAAGTGAAGGACAGCACCTCTCCCACCGTTAGAGCGGTGGCCATCACCCCACTTACGCTGGAAAGCAGGATCAACGGGAAATTTGAACGGACAGTACTCAAGTTAAATTACCGTGACCATAAATTCGTAGTGGACGGCAATATCTCCATAACCGGAAAAGTAGGCATCGAAGTCAGTGGATACGATAAGCTGGATGGCGCTTACAATCCCAATGGCTTTCCCCATTTTGAAATCTATGAGGAAGGCCAGAAGACATTTGATATCAATGTGGATAAAATCGATTTTAACCTGGGCAGATTCCTGCTGAGCCACACCCATGAAAACAGGTACACTAAGCTGTATACCACTCCCTATAACCAATTCGATTACTATAGCCCAGATAGTCTATTCAGCGGTGCCATCGAAGTGGCTGCCGACAGTGTAAAAGATGTCACTGTTCGTTTAGAGGATGTTTTTGGCAACGAAAGCTTGCTGCAGCTGAGTTTCAAAGGGGAAAAGGAAACACATGATGTCAGCAGTTACAGCGCCAGCCGAAAAAAGGTTGAGTTCATTCGAAACTGGATGATCATTAGAGCGGATAAGACAGATGGGCACAAATTGGCCAAGTTTTACGTCAATGGCATGATGATGGATGTCATGATGGCTTATGAAGATCCGCGATTTAGAACCTACATTTGGGACTTGGATTTTGGGCTTCCTGATTCGGTAGATGTCTGCTCGGAAATGATCAAGCCTGAGCTACAGGCCAAAATCCCATTTGACAAAGAATATTACTTCAATGATGGCCATACAGCCATCCATTTTCCAAAAGACGCCCTTTTGGAAACCCTATTTCTCCATACAGAAAGAAGTACCTATTATAATCGTCCTTCTGTTAAAATCAATGACGACCGAGGCGACTACTTAAGGAATGAAATAGAAGTAAGCATGGACGTCAGTGAATACGATGGTGCTAAAGACCATGTGGATGTATACCAGTTGTATAACAATGGCTACAAACGCTTTCTTGGAGGTCAATGGAATGACGGCCAGATCACCTTCAAAACGAAATATTTTGGTACTTTTGTATTGGTCAAGGATGACACTCCCCCAAGTATTCGCCCCATTCGGGTCAACTCTTCCCAATTGCGCTTTACGATCAGGGACAATCTCTCCGGCATCAAGCGCTTCGAAGCTAGAATTGACGGAAAATGGGTGATCTTGAGGTTTGAACACAAAAATGGTGTAATTTGGACTCAGAAGCAGGACAACGCACCTTTCAAAGGCCAGTTTGAGCTAAAAGTCATAGACAATGCAGGTAACACTGCAGTTTTTAGCCGGAAACTTTAG
- a CDS encoding fumarylacetoacetate hydrolase family protein, producing the protein MKIIAIGRNYAKHIEELENERPDNPVVFLKPDTALIKNNLPFYLPEFSNDVHHEVELVLKINKEGKFIKKEFAHRYFGEIGIGIDFTARDIQQKCKEKGLPWEIAKAFNGSAPIGGFLPVSDFKDIKDINFHLDINGEQKQKGNTSMMLFDFGVILEYVSRFFTLKKGDLIFTGTPAGVGKVTAGDRLEAYIEDQKLMDFEIK; encoded by the coding sequence ATGAAGATTATAGCTATAGGGCGAAATTACGCCAAACACATTGAGGAATTAGAAAACGAAAGACCTGATAATCCAGTAGTTTTCCTCAAGCCAGACACGGCGCTCATAAAAAACAACCTCCCTTTTTATCTGCCTGAATTTTCCAATGACGTCCATCATGAAGTGGAATTGGTATTGAAAATCAACAAGGAAGGTAAGTTTATCAAGAAGGAGTTTGCCCATCGCTATTTTGGCGAGATAGGAATCGGCATTGACTTCACCGCCAGGGATATTCAACAAAAGTGCAAGGAAAAGGGGCTGCCTTGGGAAATTGCCAAAGCATTCAATGGATCTGCACCGATTGGCGGTTTTCTTCCGGTGAGTGATTTCAAAGATATCAAGGATATCAACTTCCACTTGGATATCAATGGTGAACAAAAGCAAAAAGGCAACACTTCCATGATGCTATTTGATTTTGGTGTCATTCTCGAATATGTTTCCAGGTTTTTTACGTTAAAGAAGGGTGACCTCATCTTTACCGGCACTCCAGCTGGAGTGGGAAAAGTAACCGCGGGTGACCGACTTGAAGCCTATATCGAAGACCAAAAACTAATGGATTTTGAGATTAAGTAG
- a CDS encoding pirin family protein, which produces MSNTDLIIPERSRDIGDFLVGRLLPFRSKRMVGPFVFIDHMGPSEVKPGHYMDIGQHPHIGLSTLTFLLEGEMVHEDSLGTKQRIAPGSVNWMTAGRGVTHTERTPPKMRDGGTYPIHGYQIWVALPKEKEFIEPQFHHIDAKDLPQWKDQGAAFTLVAGKGYGKTSPVPVHSDLFMIDIKTSADYDLEIVGHLEGEIGICIVTGEVNACDKVVEKDNLLVSKIDNQCALKIKKDSHIILFGGPAFPEERFIEWNFVASDKSTIQAAKEKWKARDWPMVKGDESYIPWP; this is translated from the coding sequence ATGTCCAATACAGACCTTATTATACCCGAAAGAAGTCGGGACATTGGCGACTTTTTAGTAGGCCGTCTATTACCATTTAGATCCAAAAGAATGGTGGGACCCTTTGTATTCATTGACCATATGGGGCCTTCCGAGGTAAAGCCTGGTCATTACATGGACATCGGCCAACATCCTCATATCGGACTTTCCACGCTTACTTTTCTGCTGGAAGGAGAAATGGTTCATGAAGATAGCTTAGGCACCAAACAGCGCATCGCTCCCGGATCGGTCAACTGGATGACAGCTGGTCGTGGTGTCACACACACCGAACGGACACCTCCAAAAATGAGGGATGGCGGCACCTACCCCATTCACGGCTACCAAATATGGGTAGCACTCCCGAAGGAAAAGGAATTCATCGAACCGCAGTTTCATCATATAGATGCTAAAGACCTACCACAGTGGAAAGACCAAGGTGCTGCTTTCACCTTGGTGGCAGGCAAAGGCTATGGCAAAACCTCTCCGGTTCCCGTGCATTCTGATCTTTTTATGATCGATATCAAAACCTCTGCTGACTATGACCTGGAGATCGTTGGGCACTTGGAGGGAGAGATCGGCATTTGTATCGTCACTGGTGAAGTCAATGCTTGTGACAAAGTAGTGGAAAAAGACAATCTCCTGGTCTCCAAAATCGATAACCAGTGCGCCCTTAAGATCAAAAAGGATAGCCACATCATCCTATTTGGTGGCCCTGCATTTCCTGAAGAACGCTTTATTGAGTGGAATTTTGTAGCCAGTGACAAATCCACCATCCAAGCAGCCAAGGAAAAGTGGAAAGCCAGGGACTGGCCAATGGTCAAAGGAGATGAGTCTTATATTCCGTGGCCATAA
- a CDS encoding MCP four helix bundle domain-containing protein → MKWIYSIKSRVTIAVLLMVLFVSVFVKNMLDEENVSDLTTSCSTIYQDRLLPESYIYHLSDFLNKKQRLIDKCNRQSDFNALKTLNEGFNAEIDSIIVDFEATYLTAEEAKSLSALNDNIQALYAAENTMQEKGNAGEDFQIAKERSSELIGKASAELLTLSNIQLMVGKQVNDDSKRIMAGSSILTRFETAILVVLGLVINALIFGVISSRSKVKQRPHLN, encoded by the coding sequence ATGAAATGGATTTATAGTATAAAAAGTAGAGTGACCATCGCAGTGTTATTGATGGTTTTATTCGTTTCGGTGTTCGTCAAGAATATGCTTGATGAAGAAAATGTATCCGACCTCACCACTTCCTGCTCGACTATTTACCAGGACAGGCTGTTGCCGGAAAGTTATATTTATCACTTATCGGATTTTCTTAACAAGAAGCAACGACTCATTGATAAGTGTAATCGTCAATCGGATTTTAATGCGTTAAAAACATTAAATGAGGGTTTTAATGCTGAAATAGACAGTATAATAGTGGATTTTGAAGCTACTTATCTCACCGCTGAAGAAGCCAAGTCCCTTTCAGCGCTCAATGATAATATTCAGGCTTTATATGCTGCAGAAAATACTATGCAGGAGAAAGGGAATGCAGGCGAAGATTTTCAAATAGCCAAGGAAAGATCCAGCGAGTTGATTGGAAAAGCATCGGCAGAACTTCTAACGCTGTCGAATATTCAGTTGATGGTAGGCAAACAGGTAAATGATGATTCTAAGCGAATCATGGCCGGAAGTTCTATTCTCACACGCTTTGAAACGGCCATTCTAGTGGTGCTGGGATTGGTGATCAATGCCCTGATTTTTGGTGTGATCTCAAGTAGGAGTAAAGTAAAGCAGCGACCACATTTAAATTAA
- a CDS encoding ABC transporter ATP-binding protein: MSTKKSERKVTIGHVFKTIIWPRRKQLFIGLFLIIISRLAGLVLPGASKYLMDEVIPNNNMELLKWLVIAVGVAVTIQAVTSFALTQILSVEAQHLIAKLRSKVQRHIIRLPLRFFDNAKTGELVSRIMTDVEGVRNLVGTGLAQMIGGVLTSVICLGLLIYISPMMTLYVLVPVVIFGLISLKAFEKIRPIFRERGKINADVTGRLTETLGGIRVIKGFNAEAQEVKTFEEGVLRLYLNIKSSLTTTSMVTSAATLLLGLASAGIMGVGGYMIMNEELTFGDFLAFTLYLGFMIAPIVQMSNIGSQLTEAFAGLDRTEEIMNIPLEEDEKERNIQLPAINGDVEFTSVSFAYEDGKDVVKDVSFKAPEGTMTALVGTSGSGKTTLAGLVASFLSPNSGLVTVDGQDIQQVSLSSFRSQLGVVLQDDFLFEGTIRENIRFPRPDATTEQLMQAVFAAHVHEFTDRFEDGLDTMIGERGVKLSGGQKQRIAIARAILADPRILILDEATSNLDTESETLIQESLRKLMKGRTSFVIAHRLSTIRQADQILVVEKGEIVERGQHDELMEKKGRYYELYTYQARI; encoded by the coding sequence ATGTCAACGAAGAAGAGCGAAAGAAAAGTTACGATAGGCCACGTCTTTAAAACCATTATTTGGCCAAGGCGAAAACAATTGTTTATAGGCCTGTTTTTGATAATCATCAGTAGACTGGCAGGGTTGGTTTTGCCCGGGGCCAGTAAATACTTGATGGATGAGGTCATCCCAAACAATAATATGGAGTTGCTGAAGTGGTTGGTCATTGCCGTAGGGGTGGCGGTCACCATTCAGGCTGTTACTAGCTTTGCACTTACCCAAATTCTCAGCGTAGAAGCCCAACACCTTATCGCCAAGTTAAGGTCAAAGGTACAACGTCACATCATCCGCCTGCCGCTTCGGTTCTTTGACAATGCCAAAACGGGGGAGTTGGTTTCCAGGATCATGACAGATGTCGAAGGGGTACGTAATCTTGTAGGTACCGGTCTTGCCCAAATGATCGGCGGAGTGCTGACCTCTGTGATTTGCTTGGGACTGTTGATTTATATCAGTCCGATGATGACCCTCTATGTGCTGGTTCCGGTGGTGATCTTTGGATTGATCTCACTGAAGGCTTTTGAGAAAATAAGGCCTATTTTTAGGGAAAGGGGTAAAATCAATGCTGATGTAACGGGAAGACTCACGGAAACTTTGGGAGGTATCCGCGTCATCAAAGGCTTTAACGCAGAAGCCCAAGAAGTAAAGACTTTTGAAGAGGGAGTGCTTCGGCTTTACCTGAACATCAAGTCTAGTTTGACGACTACCAGCATGGTCACGAGTGCGGCTACCTTACTGCTGGGACTTGCTTCGGCCGGGATTATGGGGGTAGGAGGCTATATGATTATGAATGAAGAGCTTACCTTTGGTGATTTTTTAGCCTTTACACTCTATTTAGGCTTTATGATTGCGCCGATCGTACAGATGAGCAATATCGGAAGTCAGCTTACGGAAGCTTTTGCAGGTTTGGACAGGACGGAGGAAATCATGAACATTCCCCTGGAGGAGGATGAAAAGGAAAGAAATATTCAGCTTCCGGCTATCAATGGAGACGTGGAGTTTACCTCGGTTAGTTTTGCATATGAAGACGGAAAAGATGTAGTCAAGGATGTAAGTTTCAAAGCTCCCGAAGGCACCATGACCGCCTTGGTAGGTACTTCAGGTTCTGGAAAAACGACCTTGGCAGGGCTGGTGGCGTCTTTTCTAAGCCCCAATAGTGGTTTGGTGACCGTTGATGGCCAAGACATTCAGCAGGTCAGTTTGTCCAGTTTTAGGAGCCAACTTGGTGTGGTGTTGCAGGATGATTTTCTATTTGAAGGGACTATCCGTGAAAACATCCGTTTCCCACGCCCAGATGCTACTACAGAGCAGCTTATGCAAGCGGTCTTTGCAGCCCATGTCCATGAATTTACAGACAGGTTTGAGGATGGTTTGGATACCATGATAGGGGAGCGCGGAGTGAAGCTTTCAGGAGGGCAGAAGCAACGAATAGCGATCGCCAGGGCTATTTTGGCTGATCCGCGCATTTTGATCCTGGATGAAGCGACTTCTAACCTCGATACCGAGAGCGAGACTTTGATCCAAGAGAGTCTCCGGAAGCTAATGAAAGGGAGGACCTCATTTGTAATTGCTCACCGGCTGAGTACGATTCGCCAGGCTGATCAGATTCTGGTAGTCGAGAAAGGCGAGATCGTAGAGCGTGGCCAACATGATGAGCTGATGGAGAAAAAGGGCAGGTATTATGAGCTTTACACGTATCAGGCAAGGATATAA
- a CDS encoding M56 family metallopeptidase, producing MIVYLIKSAFSLLVFYSAYHLFLSREKIYRFNRFYLIGSLVFSLLAPLFHSPFQSSPELKHLPVFAETSSLDPIEVEVPDQEPILADQSAIAPAISIDQMFIFIYGFCLVMFLSRFIRGIWSFCKRIKIRQIYNQDGIKVVMDTDKDTPFTFLNYVFVNAAEFRKNRLDARLFHHEIAHAKQWHSLDILFIELIKTIFWFNPILYFYKKSIQLNHEYLADESVNRHFGDIKGYQALLLSYAGHQQQNRFASYSKYSLTKNRLKMMCKTKNTTSIILKTLMAIPLALGLTVLFSMKPQTEKSKPVSQPPIITQQPVGAQNDHLEEYKKHYQRFQAIMDKNGSVDHREIDIDRMRQLWDLMSTEQRDKAPKLNSIPAPPVPDKKHPTNFQLKEWRNNPEYTVWVDRKRISKSQLKKYTKEDIAWWNYRRNYTKTTGGKHDLEIEVRLMTNNEFYWVYFLNKTGYDGISVYKKAIEIYNEHQKHPKKYAGQLGGKLSELQQVYSNIPQWKKEKYNIKPPSEVLANQ from the coding sequence ATGATTGTTTACCTCATAAAGTCGGCCTTTAGTCTATTGGTCTTCTATTCAGCTTACCACCTTTTCCTCTCCAGGGAAAAAATATACAGGTTCAATAGGTTTTACCTGATCGGCAGTTTGGTCTTTTCCTTGCTGGCCCCACTTTTTCATTCTCCTTTTCAATCCTCCCCCGAGCTGAAGCATCTTCCTGTCTTTGCTGAAACCAGCTCACTTGATCCTATAGAAGTGGAAGTTCCCGATCAGGAACCTATACTAGCTGACCAATCAGCTATTGCGCCCGCCATCTCCATTGATCAAATGTTCATCTTCATTTATGGTTTTTGCCTTGTGATGTTCCTATCACGTTTTATCCGGGGTATTTGGAGTTTTTGTAAACGGATCAAAATCCGTCAAATCTATAATCAAGATGGGATCAAAGTAGTGATGGATACCGATAAAGATACGCCATTTACATTTTTGAATTATGTTTTTGTGAACGCCGCAGAATTTAGAAAAAATCGATTGGATGCACGGTTATTCCATCATGAGATTGCTCATGCCAAACAATGGCATAGCCTTGATATATTATTCATAGAGCTAATTAAAACCATATTTTGGTTCAATCCCATTCTATATTTTTACAAAAAATCCATCCAGCTCAATCACGAATATTTAGCCGATGAATCCGTAAACCGGCACTTTGGCGATATCAAAGGATATCAGGCCCTTTTACTTTCCTACGCTGGCCACCAACAGCAAAACCGTTTTGCGAGCTATTCAAAATATTCACTTACCAAAAACAGACTGAAAATGATGTGCAAAACGAAAAACACAACAAGCATCATATTGAAAACTCTTATGGCCATTCCTTTGGCCTTGGGACTAACTGTTCTTTTCAGCATGAAGCCGCAGACAGAGAAATCCAAACCAGTTTCTCAACCTCCCATCATCACCCAACAGCCAGTTGGTGCACAAAATGATCATTTGGAAGAGTATAAAAAGCACTATCAGCGTTTTCAAGCTATTATGGATAAAAACGGTAGTGTCGACCACCGAGAAATAGACATTGACCGCATGAGACAGTTATGGGACTTAATGTCCACTGAACAGAGAGATAAAGCCCCTAAATTGAACAGTATTCCTGCACCTCCAGTCCCCGATAAAAAACATCCCACAAACTTCCAATTGAAGGAATGGAGAAATAACCCAGAATACACCGTTTGGGTGGACAGGAAGCGCATATCAAAAAGCCAATTAAAAAAGTACACAAAGGAAGACATCGCTTGGTGGAATTACAGAAGAAACTACACGAAAACCACCGGAGGAAAACACGATCTTGAAATTGAGGTTCGGCTAATGACCAATAATGAATTTTACTGGGTCTACTTCCTTAATAAAACAGGATATGATGGAATTTCTGTCTATAAAAAAGCCATAGAAATCTATAATGAACATCAAAAGCACCCAAAAAAGTACGCAGGTCAATTGGGAGGAAAACTCAGCGAATTACAGCAGGTTTATAGTAATATCCCCCAATGGAAAAAGGAAAAGTACAATATAAAGCCACCATCTGAAGTACTGGCTAACCAGTAA
- a CDS encoding BlaI/MecI/CopY family transcriptional regulator — translation MKLSASEEQLMNYLWKMETAFMKDLLHAYPDPKPAPTTVATLLKRMADKKFVAYRTFGNSREYYPLIKKSTYFGHQVKGMIKNFFDNSPSQFASFFTSETDMTEEELQQLKKLIDQQLKNKKS, via the coding sequence ATGAAGCTATCCGCAAGTGAAGAACAATTGATGAATTACCTCTGGAAAATGGAGACGGCATTTATGAAGGATTTGCTCCATGCTTATCCTGATCCCAAGCCGGCCCCCACTACTGTAGCCACCTTGCTCAAAAGAATGGCAGATAAAAAATTCGTCGCATATAGAACATTCGGCAATTCGCGGGAATATTATCCGCTAATCAAAAAAAGCACCTATTTCGGCCACCAGGTAAAGGGAATGATCAAGAACTTCTTTGACAACTCCCCTTCTCAGTTTGCATCCTTCTTTACATCAGAAACAGATATGACGGAGGAAGAGCTGCAGCAGCTCAAAAAGCTCATCGACCAGCAACTTAAAAACAAAAAGTCATGA
- a CDS encoding L-rhamnose mutarotase: MSKRYTMALDLKNDPTLIAEYEKYHQAVWPEIQKSIKDAGIHVMEIYRWENRLFMIMETDKDFSFEKKAAMDAINPKVKEWEDLMWTYQQGLPGISEGEKWQVMKKVFEL, encoded by the coding sequence ATGTCAAAGAGATACACCATGGCATTGGACCTGAAAAATGATCCAACGCTAATCGCTGAATACGAAAAATACCATCAAGCAGTATGGCCAGAAATCCAAAAAAGCATCAAGGATGCCGGCATCCACGTGATGGAAATCTATCGCTGGGAAAACAGGCTCTTTATGATCATGGAAACAGATAAGGATTTTTCATTTGAGAAAAAGGCCGCCATGGACGCTATCAATCCAAAGGTAAAGGAATGGGAAGACCTGATGTGGACTTATCAGCAAGGTCTGCCTGGGATATCGGAAGGTGAAAAATGGCAAGTCATGAAGAAGGTTTTTGAATTGTAG